In the genome of Luteitalea pratensis, the window GTTGGCGATATTGCCAGCGTCACGGCGGACGCCGCCTACGACACAGTCGCCTTCTATGAGGCCGCGAGTGGGCGACACGCGCAGGTCGTCGTCCCGCCCATCACGACGGCAAGGGGCGTTGGTGCATGGCTGACACCGTCCCGTAGTGGGTCGGGTGTTGGAGCCGCTGGCATGTCGGCGGCCTGCGGCGGCATGATCGTGGGATGAAGTCGCGCGTGCATCCCACGTACAAGACGCACTATCGGGTGGGGAACTGGCGGGTGTACGAGCGCGCCCTCGTCAGTCGGGGCGACGTGACGCTGTGGCTGTCGCCCGGCGCCAGGGCTGCCTGGATCGTCCCGCCGTCCGGTCGACCGGGCGGGCAGCAGCGCTTCTCGAATCTGGCGATCGAGACTGCCCTGACCCTCCGACTCGTGTTTCGCTTGCCCTTGCGCCAGACGGAGGGCTTCGTCCGGTCGATCTTGACCGTGATGCGCGCCGGTCTCGACGCCCCGGACCACACGACACTCTCCCGACGGAGTCAACGGCTGGACGTCACGGTGGGCAACCTTCCGGCGAAGGGACCGCTGCATCTGATTGTCGACAGCACAGGGCTGTCAGCGGTGGGTGAAGAGGAGTGGGCCGCCGTGAAACATGGCGGCAATGGCACGCGAGGCTGGAAGAAGCTCCATCTGGGTGTCGACCGCTCCGGCGTGATCGTCGCGCATCTGCTGACCGAGGCGACGGTCGACGACGCGACTGTGGGTATCCATCTGATTGGGGCGACAGCTGGCGACGTGACCAGCGTCACGGCGGACGCGGCCTACGACACGGTCGCGTTCTACGAGGCCGCCGGCGCGCGCGACGCGCAGGTGGTGGTGCCGCCGACCAGGACGGCGAAGGTATCGCGCCGCGGACCTCGCTCGAGTGCGCGCGATCGCACGATCACCGACGTGGAAAGGCTCGGCCGGCGCCACTGGAAGAAGGCCTCTGGCTACCATCGGCAGGCCCGCGTCGAGAACGCCTTCTTCCGCTACAAGTCCATCATCGGCGATCGCCTTCGTGCTCGGAGTCGAGGTGGTCGGGAGGCCGAGGCGAGCCTTGCCTGCCGCGTCCTGAATCGAATGACCGCGCTTGGAAGGCCCGAGTCGTCCGCGATCAATCGGTGACCAGCCGTGGTTTGGGCGGCTGCGCGTCCAGATTGAG includes:
- a CDS encoding IS5 family transposase, which codes for MKSRVHPTYKTHYRVGNWRVYERALVSRGDVTLWLSPGARAAWIVPPSGRPGGQQRFSNLAIETALTLRLVFRLPLRQTEGFVRSILTVMRAGLDAPDHTTLSRRSQRLDVTVGNLPAKGPLHLIVDSTGLSAVGEEEWAAVKHGGNGTRGWKKLHLGVDRSGVIVAHLLTEATVDDATVGIHLIGATAGDVTSVTADAAYDTVAFYEAAGARDAQVVVPPTRTAKVSRRGPRSSARDRTITDVERLGRRHWKKASGYHRQARVENAFFRYKSIIGDRLRARSRGGREAEASLACRVLNRMTALGRPESSAINR